In the genome of Trichomycterus rosablanca isolate fTriRos1 chromosome 24, fTriRos1.hap1, whole genome shotgun sequence, one region contains:
- the pdhb gene encoding pyruvate dehydrogenase E1 component subunit beta, mitochondrial gives MASLRCILRSGKKAVSAVFRREFHKSSPAAVQVTVRDALNQAMDEELERDERVFLLGEEVAQYDGAYKVSRGLWKKYGDKRVIDTPITEMGFAGIAVGAAFAGLRPICEFMTFNFSMQAIDQVINSAAKTYYMSAGLQPVPIVFRGPNGASAGVAAQHSQCFAAWYGHCPGLKVVSPWNAEDAKGLLKAAIRDDNPVVVLENELMYGVAFELSAEAQSKDFTIPIGKAKVERPGNNVTLVSHSRMVGHCLDAAAVLAKEGIDCEVINLRSIRPLDVETIETSVMKTNHLITVEGGWPQFGVGAEICARIMEGPAFNYLDAPVVRVTGVDIPMPYAKILEDNSTPQIKDIIFAVKKTLNV, from the exons GTGACGGTCAGAGATGCTCTCAACCAGGCCATGGACGAGGAGCTGGAGAGGGACGAGCGAGTCTTCCTCCTGGGTGAAGAAGTCGCACAGTATGACGGTGCCTACAAG GTGAGCAGAGGCCTGTGGAAGAAGTACGGAGATAAACGTGTAATCGACACACCTATTACAGAG atgggCTTTGCAGGTATTGCTGTTGGCGCCGCCTTT GCCGGCCTGCGACCCATCTGCGAGTTCATGACCTTCAATTTTTCCATGCAAGCCATCGACCAGGTCATCAACTCGGCAGCCAAGACGTACTACATGTCTGCCGGGCTGCAGCCCGTGCCCATCGTGTTCCGCGGGCCCAACGGTGCCTCTGCGGGTGTAGCTGCTCAGCACTCTCAGTGTTTCGCTGCCTGGTACGGACACTGTCCCGGTTTAAAGGTCGTCAGCCCCTGGAACGCCGAGGATGCCAAGGGCCTTCTCAAAGCGGCCATCCGTGATGATAACCCAG TGGTGGTGCTGGAAAACGAGCTGATGTACGGCGTGGCCTTCGAACTGTCCGCAGAGGCTCAGTCCAAAGACTTCACTATCCCTATAGGAAAAGCCAAGGTTGAGAGACCAG GAAACAACGTCACGCTAGTATCACATTCCCGAATGGTTGGTCACTGTCTGGATGCCGCTGCGGTCCTGGCCAAAGAGGGAATCGACTGTGAG GTCATCAACCTGCGCAGCATCAGGCCACTCGACGTGGAAACGATCGAGACCAGCGTGATGAAAACCAACCACCTGATAACGGTCGAGGGCGGCTGGCCCCAGTTCGGCGTTGGAGCCGAGATTTGTGCCAGAATCATGGAGG GTCCAGCGTTCAACTACCTGGACGCCCCCGTGGTACGAGTGACCGGAGTGGACATCCCCATGCCCTATGCCAAGATTCTGGAAGACAACAGCACTCCGCAAATCAAAGATATCATCTTTGCCGTCAAAAAGACACTCAATGTGTAA